A stretch of DNA from Alicyclobacillus acidocaldarius subsp. acidocaldarius Tc-4-1:
GGGCACCACGGGCACCACGGGCACCACGGGCACCACGGGCACCACGGGCACCACGGGCACCACGGGCACCACGGGCACCACGGGCACCACGGGCACCACGGGCACCACGGGCAGCACACCAGGGCACATCATTGTGTCGGCCCAGCTGCCGAAGGTGCCCGGAGGACTGCTGCCTCAGACGTCCACGCGGCTTCCTCTCTGGATTGCGTTGGGCCTCGGCCTGTTGATGGCACCGCACCGGGCCACATCATCGTGTCGGCGCAGCTTCCGAAAGTGCCCGGAGGACTGCTGCCCCAGACGTCCACACGCCTCCCGCTCTGGATTGCGTTGGGCCTCGCCCTGTTGATGCTCGGGGGCGGTTCCGCTGTTCCCGTGTGGCGGTGGACGCGGCGTTGGATGGTGTGAGTGATGAAGGCGAAGCAGATGCGGCGGCTCGCGCTCGGCGCGCGGGCCGTTCCGCTTCTTCTGGCGCTCATCGGGGCCGTGATGGCGGGTGACGCAGGATGGGCCTATTTGTGGGAGACCGCCTGGGTGAACCACCGCCCCCTCCCCGCCTATCAGCCCGGGCCACGCGCTATCGGCCAAGGTGCTAACGATGTCCCGCTTTGGATGCCTCCGCCGCAGCCGGGACGAAAGATTGGTGAACTCGTCTTTCCAGCCGAAGGCGTGCGCGTGCCTGTCGTCCAAGGGGATTCGTGGGCAGATCTGGCGCTTGGCGCTGGGCACGATCCGGCCTCCGCTCTCCCCGGGCAGGGCAACAACGTGTACGTCGCGGGACACCGCGACACGGTGTTTCACGTCCTGAGCCGCCTGCACGTAGGCGATCTCGTCGAATTTGAAACGCCCTACGGGACGTTCACCTATCAGGTGACGGGTGCACAAATCGTCCCGCCGACCGACACCGCCGTGACCGCACCGACGCCACGAGAGACTTTGACACTTCAGACCTGTTGGCCTTTTGACTACATCGGGTTCGCGCCCCTCCGGTACATCGTCCACACCCGCTTTCTTCACGGTCCGCGCACAACGAACGGAGGGTGAAGATCCCCCCTCGTCATGGGGGGGTTCACCCGAATTCCCCCGGTTCTCGGGATATAGGCAGACTATTTCGGATTGTATACTCCAAGAAAGATAAGTGTCGTGGCGCGTGTCCCTAGTGCAGGCCCAAAGGCTTGTACGGGAGGCATGGCGACTCGCGAGGGGGTGCGTGTCCCATGGCGGTTGCGCTGAATACCGAAGAGAGAAACGAGCTGGAGCGAGCGCGGCGGTTCATCGAGCGGGAGCGCCGGAAGATCACGCCGAGCAGGCGCCAGCGCGAGGTGGTGAAAGCGCTTGTAAAGCACGGCGTGCTGCATGCGCTCCGCGATAGGAGCCGAGACGAAGAGGCCCGTCAGCGCCTCTTGGGTCAACGCCTGCGCGCGGCGTTTGAAGAACTCGGCCCCACATTTATCAAGCTCGGGCAGGTCATCATGACGCGGCAGGAGCTGTTACCCGAAGCGGTGACGGCGGAGCTGGCCTACCTCCTCGACAGCGTGCCCCCGCTGCCTTTTCACTACATGATGGCCGTGCTCGAGGACGAGATCCCCAATTGGGCTGACGTGTTTCGCTGGATTGACCCGAATCCGCTTGGTTCGGCTTCGCTGGCGCAAGTGTATCGCGCTCAGCTGGCCGATGGCCGGATGGCCGCGGTCAAGATTGTCCGGCCGCTCGTCGACAGACTGTTCCAAGTGGACATCAACAACGTGCGCAAGCTCGTCGGGCGCTTGCAGAAATTGCTTCCGCCGCAACTCGAGGTTTCCATTGATTTAAACGGCATTATTGAAGACTACTACAGCAGCACCATGAACGAGCTGGACCTGCGCCGCGAGGCGGAAATCATGGAAGAGCAGCGCGGCATGGTCCAGGAGTTTGAAACCTTGTACATCCCTGAGGTGTACCACGTCACGCAGCGCGTGCTGGTGATGGAGTTCATCGATGGGTGGAATCTGAAAGACTTTCCCGTCGACTTCTTCACCTTTGAAGAGCGCTTGGAGCGCATGACGGATCTCGCGCATTACTACGTGAAAGCGTTTGTCGAAGGGAATTACCACGCGGACCCACACGCATCCAACCTGATGGTGGATAAGCGGACCAAGCGCATCGCCATCCTCGACTGGGGCCTGGTGGGGCGGATGGACGCGGCGCACACGGAGGCCATCTTCCGCATGCTCATGCACGTGCGCGTCAACCAGCAGGAGGACGCCATCGAGGCCCTGCTCGACATCTACGAACCGACTCGGTACACCGATCTCGTCCGCCTGCGGGATCAACTGCGCTCCTTGCTCATCCACTACACCAACAGCACGCAGGCCAGCTACTACAACTGGGGCAACCTCCTGCTCAGCACCATCGTGATTGCGGCCAAAAACTACTGCCGAATTCCGAACGGCTTGGCGCTCTGGACCAAGGGTTTTTCCGCGGCGGAAGGCACCGCGCGCTGGCTTTGCCCCGAGATCTCGTATCACCAACTGGTCGAGATTGCGGACGTCCAGATCCTGCGACGCTGGATGATGCGCCGCTTCAACTATCACACCAACGCCAGCTTTGCGGCTGAGTTCGCCAAACTCACTGCGACGCTGCCGCGGCGCCTCAATAAGATCCTCGAGCACTTCGAATGGAACGACTTCCGCGTCAACCTGGATGCCCAGTTGTCTCACCAGGCCGTGCGCACGCTGCACCGCGTAGTCAACAAGTTGCTTCTGGCCACCATGTCGGGGACGTTCTTCCTCGGCGGCGCCATCCTGCTCGCCTTTGCTGACACGCGGCCGGATGCGCATGGCGGGATTGTCGATCTCGGCTGGGGTGGCGTAGCGGCCAGCGTGGCCCTCGGACTCTCAGCGCTGTGGAGCACCATCCGATCCAAGAAGCGAATCTGAACAGCGGCGGAGGGGATGTGTATGGCGGTGCAGTTTCAGTCAAGGGATTCCATGCCAGCCCGCGGCGGCACGCGTGAGACGGGAAACTTATCGCGCGAGGCGCAGGAGCAGTTGACGATTCAAAAGCGCATCGAGGCGTTTTACCGCCAGTCTGGCGGACCCAACAATCCGGATATCCCGAAGATCCTGGAGAAGCACCTCCTGTACGGGCGCGATCACGGCCCAAAGGGCAAGCGCGAGACGTTGGAGGACGCTTTGCGCGACATGATCACCCAGGACTATTCCAATCAGATCCTTTTCAAGTGGTTCATGCAGATGCGCATGGAGCGACAGAAGCGTGCACAGGCGGATGGCGCCGAGTTAGCTCGCATGCGGGGCGAGTTGGAAGCTCTGAAGCAGCAGGTCCAGGCGCTGCGGGCGCTCATTGAGGAGCACGTCGTCCCCCAGCACGCGGTGCCGAGTCGTGCGCAAGGCTGCGGCGAAATGACAAGGGAGGAACAGCCATGGTCATGACGAGTGTGAGGCTCCCCGAGTACGGCATGTTCATCGACGGCGAGTACACGCCTGCGGAAAGCGGCGAGATGTTCGAGGTGGTGAATCCCGCTACGGGTCAGCCTTGCGCGCGCGTGGCCAAGTCGGACGTTCGAGACGTGGACCGCGCGGTGCGAAGCGCTCGGCGGGCTTTTGAATCCGGCGAGTGGTCGCGCGCAAAGCCGCACGAGCGGGCTCAGGTTTTGCTTCGGTTCGCGGACGAGATCGTAGCCCATGCGCAGGAAATAGCGTTTCTCGAGATCCTGACCTCCGGCGCGACGGTCAGGCGCGTTTCGAACGCGGATATGCTGCTCATTGTCGACCTGTTGCAGCAGACGGCCAAGTTCGCGCAGGAGTACGAATACGCGAAGACGCTTCCGCTGCGTCCGTTTCCGGCGCCGAGCCACAACCAGGTGTGGAGAGAACCGGTCGGCGTCTGTGCGGGCATCACGGCGTGGAACTATCCGCTCATCCTCGCGATGTGGAAATTGGCGCCCGCGCTCGCCATGGGCAACTCCATCGTCATCAAGCCGGCGTCCAACACGCCGCTTTCCACGCTCAAGCTGGCCGAGCTCGCCGTGAAGGCCGGGCTGCCGAAGGGCGTGTTCAACGTGGTCACCGGGCCGGGATCGTCCGTGGGCGAAGCGTTGGTCACCCACCCGGAGGTCGACAAAATTGCCTTCACCGGATCCACCGAGGTCGGCAAGCGCATCATGCAACTCGCCGCCCAGGGCGTGAAGCGCGTGACGCTGGAGTTGGGCGGCAAGTCGCCGGCTATTGTACTGCCGGATGCGGATCTGGATCTCGCCATTCCCGGCATCCTGTTTGGCGTCTTCCTGCACAGCGGCCAGGTGTGTGAGTGCGGGACGCGCGTGATTGTCCACGAAGAGATCTACGAAGAAGTCGTGAACCGACTGGCGGAGATGGCTTCGCGGATCAAACTCGGCAACCCGCTTGACGACAAGGTGGGCATGGGGCCCATCATCTCGGAGACACAGCTCAAGTCCATCCTGGGTTATATCGAGTCCGGCAAACAGGAGGGAGCGCGCCTCGTGTGCGGCGGTTCGCGCGCAGAGGTGCCAGGGCTCGAAGACGGGTATTTCGTCCAGCCTACCATCTTCGCGGACGTCGACAACCGCATGAAGATTGCACAGGAGGAGATCTTCGGTCCCGTGCTCGCGGTCATGAAGGCGCGAGACGTGGACGAGGCGGTGCGGCTGGCCAACGACACCGTGTATGGGCTCGCGGGCGGCGTCTGGACGCGCGATCTCAACCAGGCCTATCGCGTCGCGCGCGCAATTCGAGCAGGAACCATTTGGGTGAACGATTGGCACATGTTCCGCAGTGACGCGCCGTTCGGCGGTTACAAGATGAGCGGCTTTGGGCGCGAGATAGGCCGATATGCGCTCGACGAGTACACGCAGCTGAAACACGTGCACGCCTCCCTCGTGCACGAGGTGGAAAACCGCCACTGGTATTCCATCGTCCTGCCCGAGAAGGCCTGACGCCATCGACGACTGCGAGGGGGTTCATCCATGCCATACATCCGATCCGGCTTTCAATTCATGGCGAGAACGACCATCACAAACGGCGTTGGCTCGCGCGTGCTCCTGCCTGAGACCGTGCGCGGGCTCGGCGGCAAGCGCGCGTTTGTCGTCACCGACCCAGGAATTGTGCGGGCCGGCTTGCTCGACAAGATTCTGGAGCTGTTCGATCTCGTCCCGACGCCCGTGACCATTGCCGGCGTGTTCGATCGCGTCGAGCAGGACGCGAAGGCGCATATCATCAACGAGGCCGCGCGCGCGTACCGCGAATGCGCGGCCGACAGCCTCATCGCCCTCGGCGGGGGCAGCGTGCTCGACACGGTGAAGGGCATCAAGTGGATGGTGAGCCGCGGCCTCACTGACATCCGACCGGCGCTCATCGGCAATGTGCTCGAGATGTGGCCCGAAGCGCAGCCTATCTTCATTCCGCACGTGGCGCTGCCCACCACCGCCGGAACCGGTGCAGAGGCTTCGCCCATCGCCGTGGTCTTCCACGACGATCTCGGCGTCAAGGTGAACCTCATCAACCCGTTCATCAATGCGGATATCGCCATTCTCGATCCGGAACTCACCGTCGGCCTGCCACCCACCATCACCGCGTTCACGGGCTTCGACGCGCTGACACACGCCATCGAAGGCTTCTTCTCGCCGCAGGCCAACCCGTTCACCGACGCGTACGCCATCCAATCCGCGCGCATGATCTTCGAAAACCTGCCGAAGACCGTGGCCAATGGGCAGGATCTGACCGCGCGCGCCAACATGCTCATGGCGAGCACGATGGCCATCATCAGCTTCAGCCTCGCCTTGAACGCGATTCCTGTGCACAACATGGCGCACGCCTTCGGCGCGAAGTTCGGCATTCCGCACGGCCTCGCGAACGCGGTACTCCTGCCGAACGTGATGGCCGCGATGCCCGCGTTCTACCGCCCGCGCGTGGTGGAATTCATGCAGGCACTGAATCTCGACGCACCTTCCGATCCCGACGCTGCCCTCGACGCGCTCATCCAGCGCATTCGCGATCTGCGAGAACAAGTCGGCCTGCCCGCGACGTTTGCCGACTACCAACTTGACAAGCGGCAGCTCGGCAAGATGGTGGATCTGGTGCACGCCGATCCGTCCGGCGTCGTCTATCGCCTGCCGGATGCCATCATCCAGCGCGTCACGCGCGAGGTGGCGAGCTGAGACCAGGCACAGGGTTGGAATGGGCTTCACATCTCATATTCCTCGGCGATCTCGTTCGATGAGGGGCGAGATCGCCTTTGTTGTGTGCTCTTTGTCTCAATTCGGACAAAACCGAAGAAACTTGTAATTTGTTCTTCCAAATCACTGGGTCTTCAAGCTAGAATGAGTTGACACGACTTCCAATCGCGATGGGGGTTCTCCAGTGGAAAAGAAGAGACAGGTGGGTTCTGCATTGGCCGTTGCTGTGGCTCTTTCCGCTTGTGTCCCGATGGCAGTGAGCGCGGATGCCGTCGAAACCAAGGGCGCCTTTCTTCAGTCGTTGTTGCAACAAGCGTCGGTGAAGCCGGACGCTTCCGGCCGGTCTCCCTATGTGGATGTGCCGACGCATTCCGCGCTGTGGGGATATGTCCACAAGGCGCTCGAGCTCGGGCTGGTGAAAGCGGACACCTCCAAGCGGTTTGGAGCGGGTGATCCATTGACGGCTTCTCAGGCTGCGGAGATAGCTGCGAAACTGTACCACATGAATCTTGGCGCTGTGTCTCCTGTGGCGTGGGCACGCGCACAAGGGTTGATCACACAGGCGGGCGTCATGACCATATCTCAGGCTGCGGCGTTCGTAAATGGCTTGAGGCAACTGGCGAAGGCGGTGAGCCCCATTCCGGGTTCCTGGGTGCTATCCTCCACAGAGCGACAAGAATTCTTGGAGGCCCTTGTGAATTCGAGCCAAGCCCCGTTCATGCAGTTGACGGAAACGGCAAGTGAGGCATTCAAACTGGAGCTTGTTCCAGCACTTCAGAGCCAACCGGGGATTCAATCGGAACTAGACCAGCTGGATCAAGCGTTGAACAAGAACCGTTTTCAAATGACGTTGTCCGAGCAGCAAATGCGCACGGGTTCGCATGTGTACGCGGTGGCCCAGGCAACAGACCAAATGGGGGCGAAGACAGGCACAGCTCAAGTGGTCAACGACGATGGTGTCTTCTACTTGCAGGAAAACGGCTCGGGTTGGACAAACATCACCCAGGCTGAGGGGGCGCTCGCGCAAACCCTGCCTCAGTGGCAAGGGATGTTTACGAATGTGACGTGGGCGGGCCAGAATGGTGGGCTGGACGTGTTTCATGCGCAGGTAAATCCGGCTGCGATGGCCCACATTGCGAATGCGTTTGGCCAAATGGGGGCGACAGGGACTTCGTCGCAAGGGGTTGCTGGGCTGTTGAGTCACGCGCCAGGACAAGTCGTCATCGAGATCGACCGCTCGTCGGGCGCGCCACGCATTGCCGATATCGCGATCTCCTACGACATTTCGCTGTCCGGACCGGCGCTTATCCCCATGTTCGGCAAGGACGGGGCCAAAATGTTTCGCTCCTTTGACATGTTGTTTTCGGAGAAGGCGGTGTATCAATATCAGCCGATGGTACCGACGCTGCCGCCGGGGCTGAATCTTTCCGACTGGCCGACGTCAATCGGCGTCGGTGGCGGAACCACCGGAAACACAACTGGGAGTACGACCGGAAATGCGACCGGAAATGCGACCGGAAATGCGACCGGAAATGCGACCGGAAATGCGACCGGAAATGCGACCGGAAATGCGACCTGACACCAAGGCGCGGCTCGCGCAGGGCCGCGCTTTTCCTGTCTTCACTGACAACTGACGTCACGCTCCAATTTCCTCCCCATTGCGCCTCCCCGCAGAAACCGCTATCATGATCCGTGTAGTTCTCATTTGAACTCGGATTTCATATTCGTAAACGACGGAGGTGAGTCGCGTGGATTTTACGCTACCATCCGAGCTGGAGGACATGCGGCGGACGATTCGCGACTTTGTGGAACGCGAGGTTGAGCCGCTCGCGATGCAGATCGAGGAAGAGGATCGCGTGCCGGACAGCGTACTGGAAAAATCGAAGGAGCTAGGGCTGTTTGGCCTCAGCATCCCTGAGGAGTACGGCGGTATCGGCCTCAACATGTTGGGCAAGTGCCTCATCTACGAGGAGCTCGGCAAGACCATCAATGGCTACACGACCATCATTGGCGCGCACAACGGCATTGGGTCGGTCGGCATCGTCGAGTTTGGCACCAAGGAGCAGAAGGAGAAATACTTGCCCAAGATGGCGACGGGGGAGTGGATCGGCGCGTTTGCGCTCACCGAGCCTCAGGCCGGATCGAACGCGGCTGCCATCAAGACCACGGCGATGAAAAAGGGAGACCGGTACATCCTCAACGGGCAAAAGATCTACATCACCAACGCGCCGTATGCGCATGTGTTCACGGTGATGGCGGTCACAGATCCATCCAGGGGGCCGAAGGGGATCACGTCGTTCATTGTGGAACGCGACTTTCCGGGTTTTCGCGTGGGACACATTGAAAAGAAGATGGGGCTGCATGGATCGCATACGGCGCAGATCTTCTTCGAGGACATGGAGGTCCCGGAGGAGAACGTCCTCGGCCGAGAGGGCGAGGGATATGTGAACGCGCTTAAGATTCTGGCCAATGGCCGAGCGGGGCTCGCAGCGAGATGCCTGGGCTCCTGCGAATATCTGTTGGACAAATCGCTGGCGTTTGCGCATGAGCGAATCCAGTTCGGCAAGCCCATCTTTGAGCAGCAGATCATCCAGCACTACCTCGCGGAGATGGCGCTCGAAATCGAACTGCTGCGCACGTTTGTCTACCGCGTGGCGTGGATGACGGATCAGAAGATGAACGTCATTAAGGAAGCTGCCATGCTGAAGTTGTATGGATCTGAGGTCTACAACCGCGTGGCGGACAAGGCGGTCCAGATCCATGGCGGGCTTGGGTTCATCGCGGAGTATCCCATCGAGCGCTTCTACCGCGACGCGCGCATTACGAGAATTTACGAGGGCACCTCGGAAATTCAGAAGAATATCATTGCGGCACAGCTGCACAAGGAGTATGAGCGCACCAAGGCGGACGCATGACGGCGGATCGAAACTCTATTTCAACTATGAAAAAATTCTGGCATTCTGTCGATGAGCTGTGATAGGATGAGGTTGTGCCATCATCCTGAACGTTGAATCGATTCTGAAACATCGACGAGCGGGTGGCCCATGCGCGATGTCAGCGCTTACCGACAGAGCCATCCGGCGACGAAGATGAGAGGGGTATGTGGCATGGGGAAGTTGGATGGACAAGTTGCGATTGTGACGGGAGCGGCGCGCGGCATTGGCGCGGCGACGGCAAAGCGGTTGGCGGCGGACGGCGCGAAGGTCGCCGTGTTTGACATCAAGGAGGAGTTGACGAAGGACACCGTCGAGGCCATCCGCCAGGCGGGCGGCGAGGCCATTGGCGTCGGGTGCGACGTGACCAAGGCGGACGACGTGGAGCGGGCTATTGAGTCGGTCGTGCAGAAGTGGGGCCGCCTCGACATCCTGGTGAACAATGCGGGTGTCATCCGCGACAACTTGCTCTTCAAGATGACCGAAGAAGACTGGGACACGGTGATGAACGTGCACTTGAAGGGCGCGTTCCTCTGCAGCCGGGCCGCCCAGAAGTACATGGTGCAGCAGAAGTCCGGCAAAATCATCAACCTCTCGAGCACGTCTGCGCTCGGCAACCGCGGACAAGCGAACTATGCGGCTGCGAAGGCCGGCATTCAGGGGTTCACCCGCACGCTCGCCATCGAGCTCGGACCTTTCGGGATCCGCGTGAACGCAGTGGCGCCGGGCTTCATCGAGACCGACATGACGCGGGCGACGGCTGAGCGCATCGGTGTGGATTACGAGGCGTTCAAGCAGGCTGCGTCGCAGCAGATTGCGCTTCGCCGCACGGGCAAGCCGGAGGACGTGGCGAATGTCATCGCCTTCTTCGCGAGCGACGACTCCGCCTACGTGTCGGGCCAGGTGCTGTACATCGACGGTTGCCGTCACCGCTGACGACTGAGGCCGATCGCGCCGGGATAGGCGTGATCGGCCGAATGAATGGGAGAGGGAGGAGGCTCGCGCATGAGCGTGTTCGATCTGTTCCGCCTCGACGGCAAGGTGGCCATCGTCACAGGCGGAGGCCGCGGGCTGGGTCAGCAGATCGCAGAAGCGTACGCCGAGGCCGGCGCCCGCGTCGTCTTATGTTCGCGGCGCGTCGAAAACTGCGAAGAAGTGGCGCGCGAGATCGCAGAAGCAGGTGGAGAGGCCGTGGCCCTGCCGCTCGATGTGACCGACGAGGCGTCGATTCAGGCGCTCGTCGACGAGGTCATCGCGCGGTACGGCCGGATCGACATCCTGGTGAATAATTCCGGTACGTCCTGGGGGGCGCCCGCGCTCGATATGCCGTACGACGCGTGGATGAAGGTCCTCCAAACCAACCTGACCGGCGCATTCTTCATGTCCCAGCGCGTCGCTCGGCACATGAAGGATCAGGGCGGCGGCAAGATCGTGAACATCGCGTCCGTGGCGGGCATGCGCGGTTCCCCGCCGGAGATGTTGGACGCAGTGGGATACGCGGCTTCCAAAGGCGGCCTCATCGCCATGACGCGCGATCTCGCCGTGAAATGGGCGCGATACCACATCTATGTGAACGCGATTGCGCCCGGCTTTTTCCCGACAAAGATGACGCGCGTGGTGCTTGAGCGCGGCGGTAGTCTCATTCAGCTGCGAACGCCGCTCGGCCGAGTCGGCGGGGAACACGACCTCAAAGGAGCGGCCTTGTTCTTTGCATCCGCTGCGTCGGACTACGTGACCGGCCAGGTGCTAGCCGTGGACGGCGGCACGACGGCGATGTGACGATCGCGACCTCGCGTGAAGGAGCGGTGGGTGTGGATTTCTCGTACTCCGACAAAGTGGTGGCGCTGAAGAAAAAGCTTGAGGAATTCATGGAGGAAGTCGTCTATCCCGGCGAACGCGTCTACTACGAGCAGCTCGCGTCCCAGCCAAGCCGCTGGATGATTCCTCCCATCATGGAGGAGATGAAGGCGAAGGCCAAGGCAGCGGGGCTCTGGAACCTGTTCCTTCCGGACAGCGAGTACGGCGCTGGGCTCACCAACCTCGAGTACGCGCCGCTCGCCGAAGTGATGGGCCGGTCGCCCATCGCGCCGGAGGTCTTCAACTGCAACGCCCCGGACACGGGCAACATGGAGGTCCTTGTCCGCTACGGCACACCCGAGCAGAAGGAGAAGTGGCTGAAGCCGCTCCTCGCCGGCGAAATCCGCTCGTGCTTTTCCATGACGGAACCGGAGGTGGCATCCTCCGACGCCACGAATATCTCGGCGAGCATCGTCCGGGATGGCGATGAATACGTGATCAACGCACACAAGTGGTGGTCGTCCGGTGCGGGCGATCCGCGCTGCAAGTTCGCCATTGTGATGGGCAAGACGAATCCAGACGCGCCGAAGCACGAGCAGCAGTCCATGATCATCGTGCCGCTCGACACGCCTGGCGTCAAAATTGTCCGCACGCTCAACGTGTTCGGCTACGACGACGCGCCACACGGGCATGCCGAAATTGTGTTTGAGAACGTGCGCGTGCCCAAGGAAAACCTCATCTGGGGCGAGGGCAAGGGATTCGCCATCGCACAGGGGCGATTGGGACCCGGGCGGATCCACCACTGCATGCGGCAGATTGGCATGGCGGAGCGGGCGCTCGAGCTCATGGTCCAGCGCGTCAAGGAGCGCGTCGCGTTTGGGCGGCCGCTGGCGGAGCAGGGCGTCATTCGCGAGTGGATTGCGGAATCGCGCATTGAAATTGAACAGGCGCGGCTGCTCGTGCTTAAGGCCGCGTACATGATGGACACCGTCGGCAACAAGGCCGCGCAGAAGGAAATCGCCATGATCAAGGTCGTCGCGCCCAACGTGGCTCAGCGCGTCATCGATCGCGCCATTCAGGCGTTCGGCGCGGCGGGCGTCAGCCAGGACACGCCGCTCGCGTACATGTGGACGCAGGCGCGCGTCATCCGGATTGCGGACGGACCCGACGAGGTGCACAAGCGCCACGTGGCGAGGCTCGAACTGGCCCAGGGGGCGGAGCGGCCCAACTAGTCCATGCCGCCACAAGAGCCGGAAGAGAAGGGACGAAACTCGCGGCGGAAAGAAAAAGAATGAGACTCGCGAAGGGAGTCGATGGCGATGATGAATTACCCGCTTCTGCTGAAATCGCCGCTCTACCGCGCCAAGACCATCTTCCCGGAAAAGGAGATTGTCTCGCGCGGATACAACGGTGTGTTTCGCTACACGTACCGGGATTTGTACGATCGCGTCTGCCGACTCGCGAACGCGCTGGATCGCGTGCTCGGCGTGAAAGCGCTTGAACACGTCGGATCGTTCGCCTGGAATCATCACCGGCACCTGGAGCTCTACTACGCGGTGCCGTGCTCGCAGCGCGTGTTGCACACCGTCAACATCCGGCTGTTTCCCGATCAAATTGCCTATGTCATCAACCACGCCGAGGACAAAGTCTTGTTTGTCGACGAAGATCTTCTCCCGCTGATCGAAGCCGTAGCGCCGAAGCTCACGACTGTGCAGGCGTACGTCGTGATGACGGACAATGACAAGCTGCCCGAGACGAAACTCCCGAATGTGTATCATTATGAAGACCTGATTCGCCAGGGAGATCCTCACTTCGACTTCCCGACGTTCGACGAGAACACACCGGCGCTCATCAGCTACACCTCGGCGACGACGGGCAACCCCAAGGGCGTCGTCTACAGCCATCGCGGCCTCTATCTCCACTGCCTGACGGTGCTCGTCGATGAGCTGGGCACGCGCGAGACCGATGTGACGATGCCGGTGGTGCCCATGTTCCACGTGAACGCATGGGGGCGGCCCTATGCCGACACCTGGATTGGAGCAAAGCAGGTCTATCCGGGCCCGCGGCCCACGGCGAAAGACCTCGCCGATCTCATTCACAACGAGCGCGTCACGTACTCGGCGGGCGTCCCTACCATCTGGATGGGCATCCTGAACCACGTCCGCCAGCACCCGGGCGAATACGACTTCTCCTGCGTGCGCTTCTTCATGTCGGGCGGATCGGCGCTGCCAGCGGCGCTCACCGAAGCGTACGAGAAGGAGCTCGGCGTGAAGCTGTACCAAGGCTACGGCCAGACGGAGACGAGCCCCGTGACGTTCGTTTCGTTCCCCAAGTCGAGCCTGAAAGACCTGCCGGACGAGGAGAAGTACCGGCTGCGCGCGAAGACGGGACTCATTTTGCCCGGGCTCGAGATGAAGATCGTCAACGAAAAGGGCGAGGAGGTCGCCCACGACGGCAAGGAGATGGGCGAACTTCTCCTCAAAGGGCCGTGGATCATCGATTCGTATTACAAAGATCCGGAGAAGACCAAGGAAGCGTTTACGGAGGACGGCTGGTTCCGCACCGGCGACATTGCCACCATCGATGAGAATGGCTATCTGCAGATTGTCGATCGCGTCAAGGACCTCGTGAAGTCGGGCGGCGAATGGATCTCGTCCGTGGACCTCGAGAATGCC
This window harbors:
- a CDS encoding class D sortase; protein product: MKAKQMRRLALGARAVPLLLALIGAVMAGDAGWAYLWETAWVNHRPLPAYQPGPRAIGQGANDVPLWMPPPQPGRKIGELVFPAEGVRVPVVQGDSWADLALGAGHDPASALPGQGNNVYVAGHRDTVFHVLSRLHVGDLVEFETPYGTFTYQVTGAQIVPPTDTAVTAPTPRETLTLQTCWPFDYIGFAPLRYIVHTRFLHGPRTTNGG
- a CDS encoding ABC1 kinase family protein — translated: MAVALNTEERNELERARRFIERERRKITPSRRQREVVKALVKHGVLHALRDRSRDEEARQRLLGQRLRAAFEELGPTFIKLGQVIMTRQELLPEAVTAELAYLLDSVPPLPFHYMMAVLEDEIPNWADVFRWIDPNPLGSASLAQVYRAQLADGRMAAVKIVRPLVDRLFQVDINNVRKLVGRLQKLLPPQLEVSIDLNGIIEDYYSSTMNELDLRREAEIMEEQRGMVQEFETLYIPEVYHVTQRVLVMEFIDGWNLKDFPVDFFTFEERLERMTDLAHYYVKAFVEGNYHADPHASNLMVDKRTKRIAILDWGLVGRMDAAHTEAIFRMLMHVRVNQQEDAIEALLDIYEPTRYTDLVRLRDQLRSLLIHYTNSTQASYYNWGNLLLSTIVIAAKNYCRIPNGLALWTKGFSAAEGTARWLCPEISYHQLVEIADVQILRRWMMRRFNYHTNASFAAEFAKLTATLPRRLNKILEHFEWNDFRVNLDAQLSHQAVRTLHRVVNKLLLATMSGTFFLGGAILLAFADTRPDAHGGIVDLGWGGVAASVALGLSALWSTIRSKKRI
- a CDS encoding aldehyde dehydrogenase family protein encodes the protein MVMTSVRLPEYGMFIDGEYTPAESGEMFEVVNPATGQPCARVAKSDVRDVDRAVRSARRAFESGEWSRAKPHERAQVLLRFADEIVAHAQEIAFLEILTSGATVRRVSNADMLLIVDLLQQTAKFAQEYEYAKTLPLRPFPAPSHNQVWREPVGVCAGITAWNYPLILAMWKLAPALAMGNSIVIKPASNTPLSTLKLAELAVKAGLPKGVFNVVTGPGSSVGEALVTHPEVDKIAFTGSTEVGKRIMQLAAQGVKRVTLELGGKSPAIVLPDADLDLAIPGILFGVFLHSGQVCECGTRVIVHEEIYEEVVNRLAEMASRIKLGNPLDDKVGMGPIISETQLKSILGYIESGKQEGARLVCGGSRAEVPGLEDGYFVQPTIFADVDNRMKIAQEEIFGPVLAVMKARDVDEAVRLANDTVYGLAGGVWTRDLNQAYRVARAIRAGTIWVNDWHMFRSDAPFGGYKMSGFGREIGRYALDEYTQLKHVHASLVHEVENRHWYSIVLPEKA
- a CDS encoding iron-containing alcohol dehydrogenase, which gives rise to MPYIRSGFQFMARTTITNGVGSRVLLPETVRGLGGKRAFVVTDPGIVRAGLLDKILELFDLVPTPVTIAGVFDRVEQDAKAHIINEAARAYRECAADSLIALGGGSVLDTVKGIKWMVSRGLTDIRPALIGNVLEMWPEAQPIFIPHVALPTTAGTGAEASPIAVVFHDDLGVKVNLINPFINADIAILDPELTVGLPPTITAFTGFDALTHAIEGFFSPQANPFTDAYAIQSARMIFENLPKTVANGQDLTARANMLMASTMAIISFSLALNAIPVHNMAHAFGAKFGIPHGLANAVLLPNVMAAMPAFYRPRVVEFMQALNLDAPSDPDAALDALIQRIRDLREQVGLPATFADYQLDKRQLGKMVDLVHADPSGVVYRLPDAIIQRVTREVAS
- a CDS encoding acyl-CoA dehydrogenase family protein gives rise to the protein MDFTLPSELEDMRRTIRDFVEREVEPLAMQIEEEDRVPDSVLEKSKELGLFGLSIPEEYGGIGLNMLGKCLIYEELGKTINGYTTIIGAHNGIGSVGIVEFGTKEQKEKYLPKMATGEWIGAFALTEPQAGSNAAAIKTTAMKKGDRYILNGQKIYITNAPYAHVFTVMAVTDPSRGPKGITSFIVERDFPGFRVGHIEKKMGLHGSHTAQIFFEDMEVPEENVLGREGEGYVNALKILANGRAGLAARCLGSCEYLLDKSLAFAHERIQFGKPIFEQQIIQHYLAEMALEIELLRTFVYRVAWMTDQKMNVIKEAAMLKLYGSEVYNRVADKAVQIHGGLGFIAEYPIERFYRDARITRIYEGTSEIQKNIIAAQLHKEYERTKADA